Within Synergistaceae bacterium, the genomic segment GTGATCATGAGCTGGGGACCCGCTGAACTGAAGGAAAAAATACTCGCCGGGGCCCCGTATGTTCCCGTTACGCCCTATACGATCGTCACCAGGCAGGATCTGGAAAAAACGATTGAAACAACGCTGAAGCAGGGATACTGCCACACCCGGGCAGATCACGATGTGGGATCGTCGGCAGTTTCCGTGCCGATTCTGGAGCCTTCCGGAAAGTTTATCGGAGTCCTCAGCGTGGGAGGCGTGACCGAAAGAATGGACAGCGCGTTCATGGTCAGAGCCGTTCCTCTGCTCCGGCAAAAAGCGGCGGCGCTTTCTCTGCGTCTGATGGGCTGGGCGCCGTAATTTAAAAAACGTAAATTGCTATTAATCCGTTTTTCCTGACCATTTTCTCTGAAAAATTTTCAGGGAATTTCGTTGCGTCGATTCATCCGTTATATTCAGCCGCTATAATGGAAGCAAACTGAAAATGACCGTCGCGTTCCCACGGGAACCGCGGTTACCAGGAGATGCTTGCAGTGATGAGACGAATACGGAACGGAAATTTTCGCGGCCTCGCCCGGAAGAAGAAATTGCTTTCTCTGATCGGGGCCATTGTACTGGGGCTTTTCTATTCTTTTTACGAACCCCGCGGAGACGTGCTTCAGGGAACGGTCGTCCAGGTTGTGGACGGGGACACGGTGGTGGTCGCCGTGGCGGGAGAAAAGCGTCGGGTGCGCCTGATCGGCGTCGACACTCCGGAAACGGTGCATCCGCGCAAACCCGTGCAGTACTATGGCAAAGAAGCCAGCGCCTTCACGAAAAAAAATCTGCAAAACAAAAGCGTATGGCTGGAATACGATGTGGCCCCTCTCGATAAATACAATCGCCACCTGGCTTACCTGTGGCTGGCAAAACCGGGGAAGGGCGAAGAGGCGATCCGGCGGGACATGTTCAACGCTCAGCTGGTTCTGGGCGGGTACGGAAAGGTCATGACGATCCAGCCCAACT encodes:
- a CDS encoding thermonuclease family protein; its protein translation is MRRIRNGNFRGLARKKKLLSLIGAIVLGLFYSFYEPRGDVLQGTVVQVVDGDTVVVAVAGEKRRVRLIGVDTPETVHPRKPVQYYGKEASAFTKKNLQNKSVWLEYDVAPLDKYNRHLAYLWLAKPGKGEEAIRRDMFNAQLVLGGYGKVMTIQPNSKYADLFVKFQQEARTERRGLWQ